The genomic interval CGAGGGTGCGTCAGGTGTCCGAGGGCGGGGCACCTTCGCGGAGGTGACGGGCGGAGCGGGGCGCGGTTGTGCCCGGGCTTCGCCGTCAGGAGGGCTGTTCGGCACCGAGCCCGTGCAGTGGCGGGCGTTCCCGGCGGGCCAGGGCGAGGGTGGTGATGGCCGCGGCGAGGACGGCCAGTGCGGCAGCGGCCGCGAAGGCCCAGTGGTAGCCGCCCGCCAGGGCGTGGGTCCGGCTCGTTCCGGGGAGCAGGTGCTGGGTGCGGCTTGCCGCGAGGGTCGTCAGTACGGCCAGGAAGAGCGCCCCGCCGGTCTGCTGGCTGGTGTTGACCAGGCCGCCGGCCAGGCCCGTCTCATGGGGTGGGACACCGCTGTAGGCGATGACGTTCACGGGCGCAAGGGCCAGTCCGATGCCCGCGCCGATCAGGACCAGCGGACCCAACAGAGTGACGAGGAAGGAGCCGTCGACGGGTGCCGCGGCCAGCCAGAGCAGGCCGCTGGCGAGGAGCAGCAGGCCGCTGGTCAGGACTACCGGCGCGCCCGCTCGGGCCAAGAGCCGGGAGGCGCAGGCGGCTGCCACGATCAGGGCAACGTTCAGGGGGAGTTGGGCGAGTCCGGAGCGTAGGGGGCTGTACTCCAGGACCTGCTGCATGTGCAGGGCGAGGAAGTAGAAGAGGCTGACGATGACGCCTCCGGTCATCAGCATGACCGTGTTCGCGGTGGCGACCGTCCTGCGGCGGAGCATGTGGGGAGGGAGCAGGGGCTGTGCGGCGCGCCGCTCGACGGCGACGAAGGCCACGAGCAGCAGGGCGCCGATCGCCAGGGGACCGAGGGTGCGAGGGGAGGTCCAGCCGTGGCTGCTGCTGGAGACCAGGCCCAGCACCGACGCCACGAGTCCGCCGGTGACCGTCGTCGCGCC from Streptomyces albireticuli carries:
- a CDS encoding MFS transporter, with the protein product MSDHDTQPTPDAGLAPDRSPTAPHHATTTDQPVPGGSRRWATLTLLAVTQFVVVLDSSIVNIALPSLGRSLHMSATGLSWVVNTYLLAFGGLLLLGGRAADLLGRRAVFATGLLLFTLASLTAGLAPDGAILLASRAVQGTAAAIMSPAALSIVTTVFPEGRDRDRALGIWGAVAGSGGAAGVLLGGILTSGPGWPWIFFINVPVGALALLLTPKLIPALPARPGRRSFDLAGATTVTGGLVASVLGLVSSSSHGWTSPRTLGPLAIGALLLVAFVAVERRAAQPLLPPHMLRRRTVATANTVMLMTGGVIVSLFYFLALHMQQVLEYSPLRSGLAQLPLNVALIVAAACASRLLARAGAPVVLTSGLLLLASGLLWLAAAPVDGSFLVTLLGPLVLIGAGIGLALAPVNVIAYSGVPPHETGLAGGLVNTSQQTGGALFLAVLTTLAASRTQHLLPGTSRTHALAGGYHWAFAAAAALAVLAAAITTLALARRERPPLHGLGAEQPS